The following are encoded together in the Methylorubrum sp. B1-46 genome:
- a CDS encoding penicillin-binding protein activator has product MTRRGGRWAVRAGAALLGLGLTLAGCIGVPDAPRPAAQVPAGEPGPAVTGGTIIGTGSVKVALIVPLSGQGAAVGTALRNAAELAYEDFQKPNLQILVKDDRGTPDGAREAAQAAFAEGAEMVLGPLFAGSVQAAGSAARAAGKPVIAFSTDAAVAARGVYLISFLPQSEVDRIVDEAIAGGRRSFAALIPETTYGNAVEAQFREAVARRNARLVGIERYPPGNPGAAVERLRRVIAGGGAQADALFVPDTAEGLLTVAPALTKVGFTPARVRPLGLALWNDPRVTAQPAFQGARFAAPDMAGFSNFAQRYQARFGAAPPRTASLGYDAVSLTVALVRQYGSQRFADATLTNPAGFSGLDGTFRFSSEGVSERTLAVYEIRDNAAMLVSPAPKVLGPSGI; this is encoded by the coding sequence ATGACGCGACGCGGCGGACGGTGGGCGGTTCGCGCGGGAGCGGCGCTGCTCGGCCTCGGGCTCACCCTCGCGGGCTGCATCGGCGTTCCGGACGCGCCGCGACCCGCCGCACAGGTGCCGGCGGGCGAGCCCGGTCCGGCTGTGACAGGCGGCACCATCATCGGCACGGGCTCGGTGAAGGTCGCTCTGATCGTTCCGTTGAGCGGTCAGGGCGCCGCCGTCGGCACCGCCCTGCGCAACGCCGCAGAACTGGCCTACGAGGATTTCCAGAAGCCCAACCTCCAGATCCTCGTGAAGGATGATCGTGGCACGCCGGACGGCGCGCGCGAAGCCGCGCAGGCGGCCTTCGCCGAGGGCGCCGAGATGGTACTGGGCCCGCTCTTTGCCGGCAGCGTCCAGGCGGCGGGGAGCGCGGCGCGCGCGGCGGGCAAGCCGGTCATCGCCTTCTCGACCGATGCGGCGGTGGCGGCTCGCGGCGTCTACCTCATCAGCTTCCTGCCGCAATCGGAGGTGGATCGCATCGTCGACGAGGCGATCGCGGGCGGGCGCCGCTCCTTCGCTGCCCTGATCCCTGAGACGACCTACGGCAACGCCGTCGAGGCGCAGTTCCGCGAGGCGGTCGCCCGGCGGAATGCGCGGCTCGTCGGCATCGAGCGCTATCCCCCCGGCAATCCCGGCGCCGCGGTGGAGCGGTTGCGCCGGGTGATCGCCGGCGGCGGCGCCCAGGCCGATGCGCTGTTCGTGCCCGACACCGCCGAAGGATTGCTGACCGTGGCGCCGGCGCTCACGAAGGTCGGGTTCACGCCGGCCCGCGTGCGCCCGCTGGGCCTCGCCCTGTGGAACGACCCACGCGTCACCGCGCAGCCGGCTTTTCAGGGCGCGCGTTTCGCCGCGCCCGACATGGCGGGCTTTTCCAACTTCGCGCAGCGCTACCAGGCGCGGTTCGGGGCGGCGCCGCCTCGCACCGCCTCGCTCGGCTACGATGCCGTCTCGCTCACCGTCGCCTTGGTGCGCCAGTACGGCTCGCAGCGCTTCGCCGATGCGACGCTGACCAATCCGGCGGGCTTCTCCGGCCTCGACGGCACCTTCCGCTTCTCGTCCGAGGGCGTCAGCGAGCGGACGCTGGCGGTCTACGAGATCCGCGACAACGCGGCGATGTTGGTCAGTCCGGCGCCGAAGGTGCTCGGGCCGTCGGGGATCTGA
- the hemW gene encoding radical SAM family heme chaperone HemW produces the protein MLPATPPDHPTRDAGFGIYLHWPFCAAKCPYCDFNSHVRHAGVDQPRYLAAFRREIAHAAALAPGRTVTSIFLGGGTPSLMAPETVAGLLDAVAGAWAIAPDAEVTLEANPTSVEATRFRGYRSAGVNRVSLGVQALDDGDLKRLGRLHSVAEAMAAVRTAAAHFERFSFDLIYARPEQTPDAWAAELRRAIDHAAEHLSLYQLTIEPGTPFFGLAQAGRLVPPDDDISRALYDVTQEICEAAGLPAYEISNHARSGAQSRHNLLYWRYGEYAGIGPGAHGRLVLPQGRTGTLTEKAPEGWLAHVEREGHGIVETEALSAEDQGDEFLMMGLRLAEGIDPARYAALKGRPLEAGRLDALVADGLVARRADGRIAATARGAPVLNAVVAELAG, from the coding sequence ATGCTCCCCGCGACACCGCCCGACCATCCGACCCGCGATGCGGGGTTCGGGATCTACCTTCACTGGCCGTTCTGCGCCGCGAAGTGCCCCTATTGCGACTTCAACAGCCATGTCCGCCATGCCGGCGTGGATCAGCCGCGCTATCTCGCCGCCTTCCGCCGCGAGATCGCCCACGCCGCAGCGCTGGCCCCGGGGCGGACCGTCACCAGCATCTTTCTCGGCGGCGGCACGCCCTCGCTGATGGCGCCGGAAACGGTGGCCGGCCTGCTCGACGCCGTGGCCGGCGCCTGGGCGATCGCGCCGGATGCCGAGGTGACGCTGGAGGCCAACCCCACCAGCGTCGAGGCGACGCGCTTTCGCGGCTACCGATCGGCTGGCGTCAACCGCGTGTCGCTCGGCGTCCAGGCGCTCGATGACGGCGACCTCAAGCGGCTCGGGCGGCTGCACAGCGTGGCGGAGGCGATGGCGGCGGTGCGCACCGCCGCGGCGCATTTCGAGCGCTTCTCCTTCGACCTGATCTACGCCCGGCCCGAACAGACGCCGGATGCCTGGGCCGCCGAGTTGCGGCGGGCGATCGATCACGCCGCCGAGCACCTCTCGCTCTACCAGCTCACGATCGAGCCCGGCACGCCGTTCTTCGGCCTCGCCCAGGCCGGCCGCCTCGTGCCGCCCGACGACGACATCTCCCGCGCCCTCTACGACGTGACACAGGAGATCTGCGAGGCCGCGGGTCTGCCCGCCTACGAGATCTCGAACCACGCCCGCTCCGGCGCGCAATCGCGCCACAACCTGCTCTACTGGCGCTACGGCGAATATGCCGGGATCGGCCCCGGCGCCCACGGCCGCCTCGTCCTGCCGCAGGGCCGCACCGGCACGCTGACCGAGAAGGCGCCGGAAGGCTGGCTCGCCCACGTCGAGCGCGAGGGCCACGGCATCGTCGAGACGGAAGCGCTGTCCGCCGAGGACCAGGGCGACGAGTTCCTGATGATGGGCCTGCGCCTCGCCGAGGGCATCGACCCCGCCCGCTACGCGGCGCTGAAGGGCCGGCCGCTCGAGGCCGGGCGCCTCGACGCGCTGGTGGCGGACGGCCTCGTCGCGCGACGCGCCGACGGCCGCATCGCCGCGACCGCCCGCGGCGCGCCGGTGCTCAACGCGGTGGTGGCAGAGCTGGCGGGCTGA
- a CDS encoding YraN family protein produces the protein MRPPPDREARRRATYGRGLSAETWALLALMLKGYRPLARRFAASGGEIDLIVRRGRTVAFVEVKARATFDAAAIAIDARKRARLSRAARTWLGRHPLPADTTLRADAVFVAPRRWPRHLVNAFEIEGL, from the coding sequence ATGAGACCTCCGCCTGATCGGGAGGCGCGCCGTCGCGCCACCTATGGCCGCGGTCTCTCGGCCGAGACGTGGGCCCTCCTGGCCTTGATGCTCAAGGGCTACCGGCCGCTCGCCCGCCGCTTCGCGGCTTCAGGCGGAGAAATCGACCTGATCGTGCGACGCGGGCGGACGGTGGCCTTCGTCGAGGTCAAGGCTCGCGCAACCTTCGATGCCGCGGCCATCGCCATCGACGCCCGCAAGCGGGCGCGCCTGTCACGGGCTGCGCGGACTTGGCTCGGGCGTCATCCGTTGCCGGCGGACACGACCCTGCGGGCGGATGCGGTGTTCGTGGCACCGCGCCGCTGGCCGCGCCACCTGGTGAACGCGTTCGAGATCGAAGGCTTGTGA
- the rsmI gene encoding 16S rRNA (cytidine(1402)-2'-O)-methyltransferase, translating to MTQRLDKRPEGKPRGPATFTAFGLAAEAESLSPGLYVVATPIGNLRDVSFRALATLAAADAVLAEDTRVTRTLLMHYGITTPLVSYHEHSNEAVRERMVMRLKAGETLALVSDAGTPLVSDPGFKLVQAAIAAGIPVTPIPGPSAVMTAIVAAGLPTDRFFFEGFLPQKSGARRNRLEALAAIPGTLVVFESPHRLPEMLADAAATLGPERPAAVARELTKLYETIRRDSLGGLAAIFAEEGPPKGEVVVVIGAAPEDAAARETDTGLDARIEAALARHSIKDAAALVADETGQPKRVVYARALALARRSDDETSA from the coding sequence ATGACACAGCGACTCGACAAGCGCCCCGAGGGAAAGCCCCGCGGCCCCGCCACCTTCACTGCCTTCGGCCTCGCCGCCGAGGCGGAATCCCTTTCGCCGGGGCTCTACGTGGTGGCCACCCCGATTGGTAACCTGCGCGACGTCTCGTTTCGCGCCCTGGCGACGCTCGCCGCCGCCGACGCGGTGCTGGCCGAGGATACTCGCGTCACCCGCACCCTGCTGATGCATTACGGGATCACGACGCCGCTCGTGTCCTATCACGAGCACTCGAACGAGGCGGTGCGCGAGCGGATGGTGATGCGCCTCAAGGCCGGCGAGACCCTGGCGCTCGTCTCCGATGCCGGCACGCCGCTGGTCTCGGATCCCGGCTTCAAGCTGGTCCAGGCGGCGATTGCCGCCGGCATCCCGGTGACGCCGATTCCCGGCCCCTCGGCGGTCATGACGGCCATCGTCGCCGCCGGCCTGCCGACCGACCGCTTCTTCTTCGAAGGGTTCCTGCCGCAGAAGTCGGGCGCCCGGCGCAACCGGCTGGAGGCGCTCGCCGCCATCCCCGGCACCCTGGTGGTGTTCGAGTCGCCGCACCGCCTCCCCGAGATGCTGGCGGATGCCGCCGCTACCCTCGGTCCCGAGCGGCCGGCGGCGGTCGCGCGCGAATTGACCAAGCTCTACGAGACGATCCGCCGCGACAGCCTCGGCGGTCTGGCCGCGATCTTCGCGGAGGAAGGACCGCCGAAGGGCGAAGTCGTGGTGGTGATCGGCGCCGCGCCCGAGGACGCCGCGGCGCGGGAGACCGACACCGGGCTCGATGCGCGGATCGAAGCGGCGCTCGCCCGCCACTCGATCAAGGATGCGGCGGCGCTCGTCGCTGACGAGACCGGCCAGCCCAAGCGGGTCGTCTATGCCCGGGCTCTGGCGCTCGCCCGCCGGTCGGACGATGAGACCTCCGCCTGA
- a CDS encoding ABC transporter permease subunit, with the protein MISRWLAGLCAAALLPAALLLLPLLHLAPNRLVTGVPIAAAEALGAWLWPCLSLAALGPGLLAAARDKVTAGLAGLACLGALALLLAGLGAGAAELTAGKPFATRARLGSGAWTGMVVLVAALALAARRARLPGGGITASAAVAGLLACLWISGGLDALSLAVELRARSDMLGAALLDHLVLTLGALGLAASLTVALALWRRGRGTVELAVSGIQVVPAVALLGGLVAVLSALLAAVPALRAYGLSALGGLPALIGIAAYLLLPLWRGQQAARRAASPAHLAAADALGLSRRQILATIRLPLGAPLLVGGLRVAAVQALGLATLGALVGAGGLGTLVFDGMAQFAPDLILLGALPIIALSLATEAALGSLEAALRRHWPR; encoded by the coding sequence GTGATTTCCCGCTGGCTTGCCGGCCTCTGCGCCGCGGCCCTGCTCCCGGCCGCGTTGCTGCTGCTGCCCCTGCTGCACCTCGCGCCGAACCGCCTCGTGACGGGAGTTCCCATCGCTGCCGCCGAGGCCCTCGGCGCCTGGCTCTGGCCGTGTCTGTCACTCGCCGCCCTCGGGCCCGGCCTGCTCGCTGCGGCTCGCGACAAGGTCACGGCCGGCCTCGCCGGCCTTGCCTGCCTCGGCGCCCTGGCCCTGTTGCTGGCCGGACTCGGCGCCGGCGCCGCCGAGCTGACCGCTGGCAAGCCTTTCGCGACGCGGGCACGGCTCGGCTCCGGAGCCTGGACCGGAATGGTCGTGCTGGTCGCAGCGCTCGCCCTCGCCGCGCGGCGCGCTCGCCTGCCGGGCGGGGGCATTACGGCGTCCGCGGCCGTGGCGGGATTGCTGGCCTGTCTCTGGATCTCGGGCGGTCTCGACGCGCTCTCACTCGCTGTCGAGTTGCGCGCGCGGTCCGATATGCTGGGCGCGGCCCTACTCGATCACCTCGTCCTCACCCTCGGCGCGCTGGGGCTCGCAGCCAGCCTCACCGTAGCGCTCGCGCTGTGGCGGCGCGGGCGCGGTACGGTCGAACTCGCCGTCAGCGGTATCCAGGTCGTTCCGGCGGTGGCCTTGCTCGGCGGCCTGGTCGCCGTCCTCTCGGCGCTGCTCGCGGCCGTGCCTGCCTTGCGCGCCTACGGACTCTCGGCGCTCGGCGGTCTCCCCGCCCTGATCGGCATCGCCGCCTACCTGCTGCTGCCGCTTTGGCGCGGCCAGCAGGCGGCACGGCGCGCCGCGAGCCCGGCCCATCTCGCCGCGGCCGATGCCCTCGGGCTTTCCCGCCGCCAGATCCTGGCGACGATCCGCCTGCCGCTCGGCGCCCCGCTGCTCGTCGGCGGGCTGCGGGTCGCCGCGGTCCAGGCGCTCGGTCTTGCCACGCTCGGCGCCCTGGTCGGAGCGGGCGGCCTCGGCACCCTCGTGTTCGACGGCATGGCCCAGTTCGCGCCGGACCTGATCCTGCTCGGCGCACTTCCTATCATCGCGCTCTCGCTCGCCACGGAGGCGGCCCTCGGCAGTCTCGAGGCGGCCCTTCGTCGGCATTGGCCGCGATGA
- a CDS encoding response regulator, producing the protein MSVDSNEDRLSGARVLVVEDEAAISMLLEDMLLDFGCEIVGPAARLATALEMARNESFTVAILDVNVAGEPIYPVAEAIAERNLPIVFSTGYGGAGIREPFRNRPVVQKPFSQADLKRTLAAAIAGAEG; encoded by the coding sequence GTGAGTGTGGATTCGAACGAGGATCGTCTGTCCGGCGCGCGGGTGCTCGTCGTCGAGGACGAGGCGGCGATCTCGATGCTTCTCGAGGATATGCTGCTCGATTTCGGTTGCGAGATCGTCGGGCCGGCAGCCCGGCTCGCCACGGCTCTGGAGATGGCCCGCAATGAGAGCTTCACCGTCGCCATTCTCGACGTGAACGTGGCGGGTGAACCGATCTACCCGGTGGCCGAAGCCATCGCCGAGCGCAACCTGCCCATCGTCTTCTCGACCGGTTACGGCGGAGCGGGCATCCGCGAGCCGTTCCGCAACCGGCCGGTGGTGCAGAAGCCGTTCAGTCAAGCCGACCTCAAGCGCACCCTCGCCGCGGCCATCGCCGGCGCCGAGGGCTGA
- a CDS encoding glycine betaine ABC transporter substrate-binding protein, translating into MSRRGVLAAMSGAMLSGYTYAAPARPIVIGSKSDTEGALLGNLISAVLERLGLTVERRLGLGPTLIVRSALLAGEIDLYPEYTGNVAFFTGTETDPVWKSSASAYDRALRLDAARGLVWLGRAPANNTWLIAVQGRLARAHRLATMLDFAGAVRADLIRLAASTEFVESPAALPSFEAAYGFTLPRSRIISLPGGDTAVTARAAAEGISGLNAGMVYGTDGALAALDLAVMSDPKGAQIVYEPAPVIRAATLERNPEIRRALDRIFARLDADTLRRLNAAITVEGRTAAAVAGAWLAGEASHP; encoded by the coding sequence GTGAGTCGGCGCGGCGTCCTCGCAGCGATGTCCGGAGCCATGCTCTCAGGATACACTTATGCCGCCCCCGCTCGTCCCATCGTGATCGGCTCGAAGAGCGACACGGAAGGAGCGCTTCTTGGAAACCTCATTTCCGCTGTTCTGGAACGGCTGGGCCTCACCGTCGAGCGCCGCCTCGGGCTCGGCCCGACGCTGATCGTTCGCTCCGCATTGCTGGCTGGCGAGATCGATCTCTATCCCGAATATACCGGCAACGTCGCCTTCTTCACAGGGACGGAGACCGATCCTGTCTGGAAGTCGTCGGCGAGCGCCTACGATCGCGCCCTGCGGCTCGACGCCGCGCGGGGGCTCGTCTGGCTCGGCCGGGCACCGGCCAACAACACCTGGCTGATCGCGGTGCAGGGCCGCTTGGCCCGCGCGCACAGGCTCGCGACCATGCTGGACTTCGCGGGCGCCGTAAGGGCCGACCTGATCCGGCTCGCCGCCTCGACGGAATTCGTGGAAAGCCCCGCCGCCCTTCCCTCCTTCGAGGCCGCCTACGGCTTCACCCTGCCGCGCTCGCGCATCATCAGCCTCCCCGGCGGCGACACGGCGGTGACGGCGCGCGCCGCGGCCGAGGGAATCAGCGGGCTCAATGCCGGCATGGTCTACGGCACGGATGGCGCACTCGCGGCCCTCGACCTCGCTGTGATGAGCGATCCGAAGGGCGCGCAGATCGTCTACGAGCCGGCGCCCGTGATCCGCGCCGCGACGCTCGAACGCAACCCGGAGATCCGCCGCGCCCTCGACCGAATCTTCGCCCGCCTCGACGCCGACACCCTGCGGCGGCTCAACGCGGCGATCACGGTGGAAGGGCGCACCGCCGCCGCGGTGGCCGGCGCGTGGCTGGCCGGAGAGGCAAGCCACCCGTGA
- a CDS encoding extensin family protein — protein MNSFTVACLLAAGLLLPPGPARSDPANPPATVPLPPPQPPARPEGLLPPEPQVTPLPPERPAELATGAGKEVGQETGKETEKKMEEPQPETSSKAKDPPKDGAVVLPATPLPPERPPELSGEQALALTVSAPEDTACLRRLERLGARFEAMAPLGNGQCIAPRPLNVTALADGVALEPAATLTCRAAEALARWTSEVQVAAQKQFGDSLKSLALGGTYVCRGQNHDTDAKLSEHSFANAIDVMGYGFAKRPSLKVTAATEGTPEAAFLASVRMGACGFFRTVLGPGSDAAHGNHLHLDLRERNAGHRLCQ, from the coding sequence ATGAATTCTTTCACCGTCGCCTGCCTGCTGGCTGCCGGCCTCCTCCTGCCGCCGGGCCCGGCGCGATCCGATCCGGCCAATCCGCCCGCGACGGTGCCGCTGCCGCCGCCCCAACCGCCCGCGCGGCCGGAGGGCCTCCTGCCGCCCGAGCCGCAGGTCACGCCGCTGCCGCCCGAGCGCCCGGCCGAACTCGCCACCGGAGCGGGCAAGGAGGTCGGCCAAGAGACCGGCAAAGAGACCGAAAAGAAGATGGAGGAGCCGCAACCCGAGACGTCCTCCAAAGCGAAGGATCCTCCGAAGGACGGGGCTGTCGTGCTCCCCGCGACGCCGCTTCCGCCGGAGCGGCCGCCGGAACTGTCGGGTGAGCAGGCGCTGGCCCTCACGGTGTCGGCACCCGAGGACACCGCCTGCCTGCGTCGGCTGGAGCGGCTCGGCGCCCGCTTCGAGGCCATGGCGCCGCTCGGAAACGGCCAGTGCATCGCGCCGCGCCCGCTGAACGTCACTGCGCTCGCCGACGGTGTCGCGCTGGAGCCGGCCGCGACCCTGACCTGCCGGGCGGCGGAGGCGCTGGCGCGCTGGACGAGCGAGGTCCAGGTCGCCGCGCAGAAGCAGTTCGGCGACAGTCTGAAGAGCCTCGCCCTTGGCGGAACCTATGTCTGTCGCGGGCAGAACCACGACACGGACGCCAAGCTCAGCGAGCACAGCTTCGCCAACGCCATCGACGTCATGGGCTACGGTTTCGCCAAGCGCCCGAGCCTCAAGGTGACGGCGGCGACGGAAGGCACGCCCGAGGCGGCGTTCCTGGCCTCGGTGCGAATGGGCGCCTGCGGTTTCTTCCGCACGGTGCTCGGGCCGGGCAGCGATGCGGCGCACGGCAATCACCTGCATCTCGACCTGCGCGAGCGCAACGCGGGCCACCGCCTCTGCCAGTAG
- a CDS encoding acetyltransferase — MVDILDRAMEALRRMPAGERESLAQAILTVADNEIPLDVDPEHLPAVLEGLAQIERGAYSEGEPEGLVAAAFRRSVP, encoded by the coding sequence ATGGTCGATATCTTGGATCGTGCCATGGAAGCCCTGCGTCGGATGCCGGCAGGCGAGCGGGAGAGTCTGGCGCAAGCCATTCTCACGGTTGCAGATAACGAGATCCCGCTCGACGTCGACCCGGAGCATCTTCCAGCCGTCCTGGAAGGGCTCGCGCAAATCGAACGCGGTGCCTACAGCGAGGGTGAACCCGAAGGTCTCGTCGCCGCCGCGTTTCGACGCAGCGTCCCGTGA
- a CDS encoding ABC transporter permease, translating to MRRLSPGLGPLVLGLALAAASHPGVTALVGVGGANRPLAIGRLAELVLNHLLLAATGLAVVAVLGVGLGLIATRARFAAFRGSIDTLAAFAQAVPPVVVVALALPVLGFGGPPTLLALVAYGIMPTLRGTVGALDSVSREARESARAIGLTPAQVLAYVELPLAATGLVETLRTTLVLAVSVTTVGALAGASTLGTPIVAGLQNQNVAAMLQGALATAALAFLGDGLLLAIGGWIRADRKQIPA from the coding sequence ATGAGGCGCCTCTCACCGGGCCTCGGGCCGCTCGTTCTCGGACTTGCGCTCGCCGCCGCAAGCCATCCGGGCGTGACCGCCCTCGTCGGCGTTGGAGGGGCGAACCGGCCGCTTGCGATCGGGCGCTTGGCGGAGCTGGTACTGAACCACCTCCTGCTCGCCGCAACCGGACTGGCCGTCGTCGCCGTTCTTGGTGTCGGGCTCGGCCTGATCGCCACGCGGGCGCGGTTCGCAGCATTCCGCGGCAGCATCGACACACTCGCCGCTTTCGCCCAGGCGGTGCCGCCAGTGGTCGTCGTCGCTTTGGCGCTGCCGGTCCTCGGCTTCGGCGGACCGCCCACCCTGCTGGCACTCGTCGCCTACGGGATCATGCCGACCCTGCGGGGCACGGTCGGCGCCCTCGATTCGGTGTCCCGCGAGGCGCGTGAATCGGCGCGAGCAATCGGCCTGACGCCGGCACAGGTGCTTGCCTATGTCGAACTCCCGCTCGCCGCGACAGGTCTGGTGGAGACCCTGCGCACGACCCTGGTCCTCGCCGTCTCGGTGACCACGGTCGGGGCGCTCGCCGGCGCCTCGACCCTCGGCACGCCGATCGTCGCCGGGCTTCAAAACCAGAACGTGGCGGCGATGCTCCAGGGCGCGCTCGCGACCGCGGCTCTGGCCTTCCTCGGCGACGGGCTGCTGCTCGCGATCGGGGGATGGATCCGAGCGGACCGCAAGCAGATCCCCGCTTGA
- a CDS encoding L,D-transpeptidase, translating into MGRAWMRGALAALGMWSAAAQAAGTEAPDLTREAIENATFREPQDGAKPDKASKSAKKPKKEAEKKPDPLLVKVQVLLDRARFSPGAIDGRDGENLRGALKAFAAAQGLPEGDRLTRELFDRLQATAKDPVVTSYTITEEDVKGPFVERMPPKMQDQAEVGPMRYTNTREMLAERFHMQRDLLSALNPNVPLDKAGGTLIVAAVPPLGEGKVEGAPVAPKVTRIEVDKRTKRVRAFGEDGKLTADYPASIGSSEKPAPDGSAKVKAVAFDPWYTYNPKYRFEGVTAKKKFSIHPGPNNPVGVVWIDLSIPSYGIHGTPDPEKVGKTESHGCIRMTNWDARDLASHTEKGAKVEFLDK; encoded by the coding sequence ATGGGACGGGCGTGGATGCGGGGGGCGCTGGCGGCGCTCGGCATGTGGTCGGCAGCCGCGCAGGCCGCCGGGACCGAGGCACCGGACCTGACCCGCGAGGCGATCGAGAACGCGACGTTCCGGGAGCCGCAGGACGGGGCGAAGCCGGACAAGGCTTCCAAATCGGCGAAGAAGCCGAAGAAGGAGGCGGAGAAGAAGCCCGACCCGCTTTTGGTGAAGGTGCAGGTGCTGCTCGACCGGGCCCGCTTCTCGCCCGGTGCCATCGACGGACGCGACGGCGAGAATCTGCGCGGCGCGCTCAAGGCCTTCGCCGCGGCGCAGGGGCTGCCCGAGGGCGACCGGCTCACCCGCGAGCTGTTCGACCGGCTCCAGGCAACGGCCAAGGACCCGGTCGTGACGTCCTACACGATCACGGAGGAGGATGTGAAAGGCCCCTTCGTCGAGCGGATGCCGCCCAAGATGCAGGACCAGGCCGAAGTCGGGCCGATGCGCTACACCAACACCCGCGAGATGCTGGCCGAGCGCTTCCACATGCAGCGCGACCTGCTCTCCGCCCTCAACCCGAACGTGCCCCTCGACAAGGCGGGCGGCACGCTGATCGTCGCGGCGGTGCCGCCGCTCGGGGAGGGCAAGGTCGAGGGCGCGCCGGTGGCGCCCAAGGTCACCCGCATCGAGGTCGACAAGCGCACCAAGCGGGTGCGCGCCTTCGGGGAGGACGGGAAGCTGACCGCGGACTATCCCGCCTCGATCGGCAGTTCGGAGAAGCCGGCGCCGGACGGATCGGCGAAGGTGAAGGCCGTCGCCTTCGATCCCTGGTACACCTACAACCCGAAATACCGGTTCGAGGGCGTGACGGCCAAGAAGAAGTTCTCGATCCATCCGGGCCCGAACAACCCCGTCGGCGTCGTCTGGATCGACCTCTCGATCCCTTCCTACGGCATCCACGGCACGCCGGATCCGGAGAAGGTCGGCAAGACCGAGTCGCATGGCTGCATCCGCATGACGAATTGGGACGCGCGCGACCTCGCGAGCCATACCGAGAAGGGCGCCAAGGTCGAGTTTCTCGACAAATAG
- a CDS encoding type II toxin-antitoxin system RelE/ParE family toxin yields MKLRLSARATDDLEGIAAYLEARDPQASRRVEQQLAAALRGLLNHPRAGRPVGRGLRRIAVPRLPYLIYYRIDEAADAIGVATIRHAARRPINPM; encoded by the coding sequence GTGAAACTACGCCTCTCTGCACGGGCGACTGACGATCTCGAAGGGATCGCGGCCTATCTGGAAGCGCGCGATCCGCAGGCCTCCCGCCGCGTCGAGCAGCAACTCGCCGCAGCTCTGCGTGGGCTCCTAAATCATCCGAGAGCCGGGCGACCTGTGGGTCGCGGGTTACGCCGTATCGCCGTCCCGCGCCTGCCCTACCTGATCTACTATCGGATCGATGAAGCCGCCGACGCGATCGGAGTCGCTACGATCCGACATGCGGCGCGACGACCGATCAATCCGATGTAA